The following coding sequences are from one Triticum aestivum cultivar Chinese Spring chromosome 5A, IWGSC CS RefSeq v2.1, whole genome shotgun sequence window:
- the LOC123102384 gene encoding disease resistance protein RGA4 isoform X2: MEVCRDVASALAKLHQVISDDKKLETKMRTGLGGILLDMVHLNAYIEENSKGREQGPAHEAWILQLQDLAYDIEDFVDSLYRKPKEKFPLRAVRMITATDPRPEYGDEFTAFQERTARLEANKPSFPACTGQSGAAAQAASVLTAGPSMSPNGGTHTPSTSRLLSSDHGASPLVGIDRFKQDLVDLLKQVEGEPRELRVISILGVRGVGKTALARAIYQACGTFGDQEPFDCHAMVMVRPDDNEASGSNGAAELLREILIQVGNVAGQISNTSAAELENILRKDLEHKSVFPPWVSLFLGHRGGEEEALMAPVFVSVDVRRCHCRHPHWLLPSGVQVATREEVGLNNGARGGGARRGRGEEVWPNNGHGEEAGLNVVVEFMCCGHRHTFLVCSL, from the exons ATGGAGGTATGCCGTGATGTCGCATCTGCCCTAGCCAAGCTCCACCAAGTGATCAGTGACGACAAGAAGCTGGAGACGAAGATGAGAACTGGCCTCGGAGGAATCTTACTCGATATGGTCCATTTGAATGCCTATATCGAGGAGAACTCCAAGGGGAGAGAGCAAGGGCCTGCACATGAGGCTTGGATCCTGCAGCTTCAAGACTTGGCGTACGACATCGAAGATTTCGTTGATTCCCTCTACCGGAAGCCGAAAGAGAAGTTCCCTCTCCGGGCTGTGCGGATGATCACAGCAACTGATCCCCGACCTGAGTACGGCGATGAATTCACAGCCTTCCAGGAGCGCACGGCGAGGCTGGAGGCGAACAAGCCGAGCTTCCCCGCATGTACCGGCCAGAGTGGCGCAGCTGCTCAAGCTGCGTCTGTGCTCACTGCTGGTCCATCCATGTCCCCAAACGGAGGCACCCACACTCCTTCGACTTCAAGGTTGCTGTCCAGCGACCACGGCGCATCTCCTCTTGTGGGCATCGACCGTTTCAAGCAAGATCTCGTAGATCTGCTGAAGCAAGTCGAAGGTGAGCCCAGAGAGCTGAGGGTGATCTCCATCCTGGGGGTTCGCGGCGTCGGGAAGACTGCCCTCGCAAGGGCAATCTACCAAGCCTGTGGCACTTTCGGCGACCAGGAGCCGTTCGACTGTCATGCTATGGTCATGGTACGGCCTGACGACAATGAGGCTTCCGGGAGCAATGGCGCAGCGGAGCTCTTGAGGGAGATCCTGATACAAGTTGGCAACGTTGCAGGCCAGATCTCCAATACTTCTGCTGCCGAGTTGGAAAATATTCTGCGGAAAGACCTTGAGCACAAGAG CGTATTTCCCCCATGGGTGTCGCTGTTTCTAGGCCACCGCGGCGGTGAGGAAGAGGCCTTGATGGCGCCCGTCTTTGTCTCCGTCGACGTCCGCAGGTGCCACTGTCGTCATCCCCATTGGCTACTTCCGAGCGGCGTGCAAGTGGCCACACGGGAGGAGGTCGGGCTCAACAACGGCGCGAGAGGAGGCGGGGCTCGACGAGGGCGCGGGGAGGAGGTCTGGCCCAACAACGGGCACGGGGAGGAGGCCGGTCTCAACGTCGTCGTTGAATTTATGTGTTGTGGTCATAGACACACATTTTTAGTATGCTCTCTCTGA
- the LOC123102384 gene encoding disease resistance protein RGA4 isoform X3, whose product MEVCRDVASALAKLHQVISDDKKLETKMRTGLGGILLDMVHLNAYIEENSKGREQGPAHEAWILQLQDLAYDIEDFVDSLYRKPKEKFPLRAVRMITATDPRPEYGDEFTAFQERTARLEANKPSFPACTGQSGAAAQAASVLTAGPSMSPNGGTHTPSTSRLLSSDHGASPLVGIDRFKQDLVDLLKQVEGEPRELRVISILGVRGVGKTALARAIYQACGTFGDQEPFDCHAMVMVRPDDNEASGSNGAAELLREILIQVGNVAGQISNTSAAELENILRKDLEHKRPPRR is encoded by the exons ATGGAGGTATGCCGTGATGTCGCATCTGCCCTAGCCAAGCTCCACCAAGTGATCAGTGACGACAAGAAGCTGGAGACGAAGATGAGAACTGGCCTCGGAGGAATCTTACTCGATATGGTCCATTTGAATGCCTATATCGAGGAGAACTCCAAGGGGAGAGAGCAAGGGCCTGCACATGAGGCTTGGATCCTGCAGCTTCAAGACTTGGCGTACGACATCGAAGATTTCGTTGATTCCCTCTACCGGAAGCCGAAAGAGAAGTTCCCTCTCCGGGCTGTGCGGATGATCACAGCAACTGATCCCCGACCTGAGTACGGCGATGAATTCACAGCCTTCCAGGAGCGCACGGCGAGGCTGGAGGCGAACAAGCCGAGCTTCCCCGCATGTACCGGCCAGAGTGGCGCAGCTGCTCAAGCTGCGTCTGTGCTCACTGCTGGTCCATCCATGTCCCCAAACGGAGGCACCCACACTCCTTCGACTTCAAGGTTGCTGTCCAGCGACCACGGCGCATCTCCTCTTGTGGGCATCGACCGTTTCAAGCAAGATCTCGTAGATCTGCTGAAGCAAGTCGAAGGTGAGCCCAGAGAGCTGAGGGTGATCTCCATCCTGGGGGTTCGCGGCGTCGGGAAGACTGCCCTCGCAAGGGCAATCTACCAAGCCTGTGGCACTTTCGGCGACCAGGAGCCGTTCGACTGTCATGCTATGGTCATGGTACGGCCTGACGACAATGAGGCTTCCGGGAGCAATGGCGCAGCGGAGCTCTTGAGGGAGATCCTGATACAAGTTGGCAACGTTGCAGGCCAGATCTCCAATACTTCTGCTGCCGAGTTGGAAAATATTCTGCGGAAAGACCTTGAGCACAAGAG GCCACCGCGGCGGTGA
- the LOC123102384 gene encoding disease resistance protein RGA4 isoform X1: MEVCRDVASALAKLHQVISDDKKLETKMRTGLGGILLDMVHLNAYIEENSKGREQGPAHEAWILQLQDLAYDIEDFVDSLYRKPKEKFPLRAVRMITATDPRPEYGDEFTAFQERTARLEANKPSFPACTGQSGAAAQAASVLTAGPSMSPNGGTHTPSTSRLLSSDHGASPLVGIDRFKQDLVDLLKQVEGEPRELRVISILGVRGVGKTALARAIYQACGTFGDQEPFDCHAMVMVRPDDNEASGSNGAAELLREILIQVGNVAGQISNTSAAELENILRKDLEHKRYFIVIDGLQQEEDWDFLRNVFPQNEKSSRIVVSTSVQRVAKYCSSSTSFVYKMEGLDNEETKKLFWQEVGVPNAADSLKQLAQGICNGCHGLPLAVVSAAKYLRPIWTELKQSDWDREALALGNRGFFCQKRPPVQSNWQK; encoded by the exons ATGGAGGTATGCCGTGATGTCGCATCTGCCCTAGCCAAGCTCCACCAAGTGATCAGTGACGACAAGAAGCTGGAGACGAAGATGAGAACTGGCCTCGGAGGAATCTTACTCGATATGGTCCATTTGAATGCCTATATCGAGGAGAACTCCAAGGGGAGAGAGCAAGGGCCTGCACATGAGGCTTGGATCCTGCAGCTTCAAGACTTGGCGTACGACATCGAAGATTTCGTTGATTCCCTCTACCGGAAGCCGAAAGAGAAGTTCCCTCTCCGGGCTGTGCGGATGATCACAGCAACTGATCCCCGACCTGAGTACGGCGATGAATTCACAGCCTTCCAGGAGCGCACGGCGAGGCTGGAGGCGAACAAGCCGAGCTTCCCCGCATGTACCGGCCAGAGTGGCGCAGCTGCTCAAGCTGCGTCTGTGCTCACTGCTGGTCCATCCATGTCCCCAAACGGAGGCACCCACACTCCTTCGACTTCAAGGTTGCTGTCCAGCGACCACGGCGCATCTCCTCTTGTGGGCATCGACCGTTTCAAGCAAGATCTCGTAGATCTGCTGAAGCAAGTCGAAGGTGAGCCCAGAGAGCTGAGGGTGATCTCCATCCTGGGGGTTCGCGGCGTCGGGAAGACTGCCCTCGCAAGGGCAATCTACCAAGCCTGTGGCACTTTCGGCGACCAGGAGCCGTTCGACTGTCATGCTATGGTCATGGTACGGCCTGACGACAATGAGGCTTCCGGGAGCAATGGCGCAGCGGAGCTCTTGAGGGAGATCCTGATACAAGTTGGCAACGTTGCAGGCCAGATCTCCAATACTTCTGCTGCCGAGTTGGAAAATATTCTGCGGAAAGACCTTGAGCACAAGAG GTACTTCATTGTAATTGACGGTTTGCAACAAGAAGAAGATTGGGACTTCCTGAGGAATGTCTTCCCTCAAAATGAGAAAAGTAGCAGGATAGTTGTGAGCACAAGTGTCCAACGTGTCGCTAAGTACTGCAGCTCCAGCACTagtttcgtgtacaaaatggaagGTCTCGACAATGAGGAGACTAAGAAACTGTTCTGGCAAGAAGTTGGAGTGCCGAATGCTGCCGATTCGTTGAAACAACTTGCACAAGGCATCTGTAACGGATGCCACGGTTTACCCCTCGCAGTGGTCAGTGCAGCCAAGTATTTGAGACCCATATGGACAGAACTGAAACAGAGTGACTGGGACCGCGAGGCTCTCGCGCTAGGTAACCGCGGATTTTTTTGTCAAAAGAGACCACCTGTACAATCGAATTGGCAAAAATGA